In Saccharicrinis fermentans DSM 9555 = JCM 21142, a genomic segment contains:
- a CDS encoding D-glucuronyl C5-epimerase family protein: MKAATKSYKSLNTFKQYYTLDSTDYWHIKYQVNSDTKYYYWDMSEKAFRCELERDREGITKYIGEDGGSYYSSIELIQYAMASFQAYIKTKDKYWLDECVLHTDKYLSLATQYKKASFTVLNHYPVSLYKLKNKWPSALSLGVALSLLTRLSSLLDKKYYLESAIKLFDNLKLSVEDGGVLRDVSIRNDGRCFRVMEEYPSDELSGVLNGHITALWGLYDLGNHYMDSKILFDELSVELADNISLWDEKRWSNYDIAHLVGKKKNLASIHYHMLHIQQLFIMFKLTGNDKYIISAENMIRQKYSVFCRFYGLVNKLFFRLL, encoded by the coding sequence ATGAAAGCAGCAACAAAATCATACAAGTCACTAAATACATTTAAGCAATACTATACACTGGACTCAACTGATTATTGGCATATAAAATACCAGGTAAACTCAGATACAAAATATTACTACTGGGATATGTCAGAAAAGGCATTTCGATGTGAACTAGAGAGAGATAGAGAAGGGATAACTAAATATATAGGAGAAGATGGAGGCTCATATTATTCTTCTATAGAGTTAATTCAGTATGCTATGGCCTCTTTTCAGGCATATATTAAAACCAAAGATAAATATTGGCTAGACGAGTGTGTTTTGCATACGGATAAGTATTTATCGCTTGCTACACAATATAAAAAGGCATCATTCACTGTTTTAAATCACTATCCTGTTTCTTTATATAAATTGAAAAATAAATGGCCAAGTGCCTTATCTCTGGGAGTGGCGTTGTCCTTATTGACTCGTCTTTCATCTTTGTTAGACAAAAAGTATTATTTAGAATCAGCTATTAAATTATTTGATAACTTAAAACTAAGTGTAGAAGATGGGGGCGTTTTAAGGGATGTTTCAATAAGAAATGATGGAAGATGTTTTAGGGTGATGGAAGAGTATCCTTCAGATGAACTTTCGGGAGTACTAAATGGACATATTACTGCATTATGGGGATTGTATGATTTGGGCAATCATTATATGGATAGTAAAATCTTATTTGATGAGTTGTCAGTTGAATTGGCAGATAATATTTCTTTATGGGATGAGAAGCGTTGGAGTAATTATGATATTGCTCATTTAGTTGGAAAAAAGAAAAATTTAGCTAGTATTCATTATCATATGTTGCATATTCAACAGTTGTTTATAATGTTTAAATTAACTGGTAACGACAAATATATTATTAGCGCAGAAAACATGATTAGGCAGAAGTATAGTGTATTCTGCAGGTTTTATGGTTTAGTGAATAAATTGTTTTTTAGATTGCTTTAA
- a CDS encoding glycosyltransferase has product MKNKINSSKKIVVCISNDSYDADIWTNKQHLMSRLSKLEDFFVVYVDQGLSTSYIKKLIKKKCLLSIFKIIQKRNNNLVTVSLLLPLIKGGFLKKISWFLIAKTFNYIFRKKEVIYWIYQPQAYYLTRYLNRGKILYDCVDEFVTQPFYKNYPKRQKELELIEPKLVNSVDFVTTTSYSIYEDKKVINPTCKYIHNVGDFNHFSKPNPRIVINEDWVFDSRCKVLFTGVVDNYKTDLDMILKVASDTRDSHLYVFVGPNRIGNDDLEKKIDKAENMVMLGYRDYQQVPVYLAYADILWLPYLRSSHTERVFPLKIFEYLASGKPVIAKNLLSIKEYKAYLNTFEIFSELKELLSNVLSYEDAEKREQRIKVASQNTWESRLNKILDFIGEQT; this is encoded by the coding sequence ATGAAAAATAAAATAAATAGCAGTAAAAAGATCGTAGTCTGTATATCTAACGATAGCTATGATGCAGATATTTGGACAAACAAACAACATTTAATGAGTCGTTTGTCTAAACTAGAAGATTTCTTTGTTGTATATGTCGATCAAGGTTTATCTACGAGTTACATAAAAAAACTTATTAAAAAAAAATGTTTATTGTCTATTTTTAAGATAATACAGAAAAGAAATAATAATTTAGTGACAGTGTCATTGCTTTTACCGTTAATTAAAGGAGGGTTTTTAAAAAAAATAAGTTGGTTTTTAATTGCTAAAACATTTAATTATATATTTCGTAAGAAAGAAGTTATTTATTGGATTTATCAACCGCAAGCATATTACCTTACTAGATATTTAAATAGGGGAAAGATTTTGTACGATTGTGTTGATGAATTTGTTACTCAGCCATTTTATAAGAATTATCCAAAACGACAAAAAGAATTGGAATTAATAGAGCCTAAATTGGTAAATTCAGTTGATTTTGTAACCACCACGTCGTATTCAATTTACGAGGATAAAAAAGTTATAAATCCTACTTGTAAATATATTCATAATGTTGGGGATTTTAACCATTTTTCTAAGCCGAATCCTAGGATTGTTATTAACGAAGATTGGGTATTTGATTCTAGGTGCAAGGTTCTATTTACAGGTGTAGTAGACAACTATAAAACGGATCTGGATATGATACTGAAAGTTGCTTCAGATACACGAGACAGTCATTTGTATGTATTTGTTGGGCCAAATAGAATAGGAAATGATGATTTAGAAAAAAAGATTGATAAGGCAGAAAATATGGTTATGCTTGGTTATAGAGATTATCAGCAGGTGCCTGTATATCTTGCTTATGCAGATATATTGTGGTTGCCATATTTAAGAAGTTCACATACAGAAAGAGTATTTCCATTAAAGATTTTTGAATATTTAGCTTCGGGAAAACCTGTAATTGCAAAAAACTTATTAAGTATTAAGGAGTATAAAGCTTATTTGAATACTTTTGAAATCTTTTCCGAACTGAAAGAATTATTGTCAAATGTATTATCATATGAAGATGCTGAAAAAAGAGAACAGAGGATTAAAGTAGCAAGTCAGAACACCTGGGAATCAAGGCTGAATAAAATTCTTGATTTTATTGGTGAACAAACTTAA
- a CDS encoding glycosyltransferase family 4 protein, with amino-acid sequence MNILLLAKDYPPTIGGVENYSYYLAEGLGKTNAVKVVTFRGKNNENTWEDNVSVKRINLGFKISEVFKGVLLFFSLFICLLKERVDVVYATTWKVAIPAAVLKWMFRYELMITCHGAEVTRHKKSKVLMSLMNWVFCKSDKIVAVSAFTKSKVHEYSDVSDRKVTVVYNGIDSDKLKPYSLIDARRKLLLPENKFIITTISRVDSRKGHELVIRSIPKIIEQQTDFLYVIVGNGPNKSYLETLVKDLKLDDFVLFKGFVASELLDFYYSATNLFVMVNTLKDDKDFEGFGLVFAEAGYYSKPVIGGKNGGPCEVILDGKTGFLVEESISEIEERILYFMNNKNKLIEFGSNAFEWTNNMFTIDKMIEGITKVVLE; translated from the coding sequence ATGAATATATTATTACTTGCAAAGGACTACCCTCCTACTATCGGAGGTGTTGAAAATTACTCTTACTATTTGGCAGAGGGCTTAGGTAAAACAAACGCTGTTAAGGTGGTTACTTTTAGAGGGAAAAATAATGAGAACACCTGGGAAGATAACGTTAGTGTAAAACGTATAAATCTAGGGTTTAAAATTTCGGAAGTATTCAAAGGTGTTCTTCTTTTCTTTTCTTTATTTATTTGTCTATTGAAAGAGAGGGTTGATGTTGTATATGCTACGACCTGGAAAGTTGCTATTCCTGCAGCAGTATTAAAGTGGATGTTTAGGTATGAGTTGATGATTACTTGCCACGGGGCAGAGGTAACAAGGCATAAAAAATCAAAAGTGTTAATGTCATTAATGAATTGGGTTTTTTGTAAATCCGATAAAATTGTTGCAGTTAGTGCTTTTACAAAGTCTAAGGTACACGAATATTCCGATGTTAGTGACCGTAAGGTTACTGTAGTTTATAATGGGATAGATAGTGATAAGTTAAAACCATATTCCTTAATTGATGCTAGGAGAAAATTGTTGCTTCCAGAGAATAAGTTTATTATTACGACGATCTCGCGTGTTGATTCTAGAAAAGGGCATGAGCTGGTAATCAGGTCAATTCCAAAGATAATTGAGCAGCAAACGGATTTTTTATATGTTATTGTTGGTAATGGACCTAACAAAAGCTATTTGGAAACTTTGGTGAAAGATTTAAAACTCGACGATTTTGTGCTGTTTAAAGGCTTTGTAGCAAGTGAATTATTAGATTTTTATTATTCTGCAACTAATTTATTTGTCATGGTGAATACCCTAAAAGATGACAAGGATTTTGAAGGTTTTGGATTAGTTTTCGCAGAAGCTGGATATTACAGTAAACCGGTTATAGGGGGTAAAAACGGCGGCCCATGTGAAGTTATTTTAGATGGAAAAACAGGTTTTTTGGTAGAGGAAAGCATTAGTGAGATTGAGGAACGTATTTTGTATTTTATGAATAATAAGAACAAATTAATAGAATTTGGTTCTAATGCCTTTGAATGGACTAATAATATGTTCACCATTGATAAAATGATTGAAGGTATAACTAAAGTCGTATTAGAATAA
- a CDS encoding glycosyltransferase family 2 protein has protein sequence MVSIVTPMYNSARFIKTTINSVINQTYENWELLVVDDCSTDGSLEIVKRYINKDDRIKLVELSHNQGAGVARNVGIENSKGKYISFLDADDYWEPQKLEIQVDLISKKQWAGLYSGYNNVDENSIGNTSFVVPKRINFNLLKYNNYILTSTLIVKKTVVNDIRFPLMRKRQDWIFFLEILKKVEYLYSSPGCYVNYRKSSNSLSSNKLGLVKVNLGVISNYFYAGNKLKGGMHFVVFLFYYFHNKLFFLRKTKDV, from the coding sequence ATGGTGAGTATCGTTACTCCGATGTATAATTCAGCTAGATTTATTAAGACTACGATAAATTCAGTTATCAATCAAACATATGAGAATTGGGAGTTATTAGTTGTAGATGATTGTTCTACTGATGGATCACTTGAAATAGTTAAACGGTATATTAATAAGGATGATAGAATTAAGTTGGTTGAACTGTCACATAATCAGGGAGCTGGGGTTGCAAGAAATGTTGGGATTGAGAACTCAAAAGGAAAATATATATCTTTCTTGGATGCAGATGATTATTGGGAACCGCAAAAATTGGAGATTCAGGTTGATTTAATTAGTAAAAAGCAATGGGCCGGATTATATTCTGGGTATAACAACGTTGATGAGAATAGTATTGGGAATACAAGCTTTGTAGTGCCCAAAAGAATAAACTTTAATTTATTAAAATACAATAATTATATTTTAACATCGACATTAATAGTTAAGAAAACTGTTGTTAATGATATTCGTTTCCCCCTAATGAGAAAGAGGCAAGATTGGATATTCTTTCTTGAAATTTTAAAGAAGGTTGAATATCTTTATTCTTCACCAGGGTGTTACGTTAATTACCGAAAGAGTTCAAACTCTTTAAGTTCAAATAAACTTGGTCTTGTAAAAGTAAACTTAGGCGTTATATCTAATTATTTTTATGCAGGAAACAAATTAAAAGGAGGAATGCATTTTGTTGTATTTTTATTTTATTACTTCCATAATAAGTTATTTTTTTTAAGAAAAACTAAAGATGTGTAA
- a CDS encoding NAD-dependent epimerase/dehydratase family protein, with protein MKYIIFGSEGFIGSHFKSYIEDNGLGEVIEYDIRKSLDFDVRKEIQIEGEFSEEDIIINLAAVHTTPGHPDYEYFETNIRGAENVCRFAEKKGIRNIVFTSSIAPYGASEDVKTELTLPTPNTPYGISKLVAENILKIWQAKSNSRKLLILRPGVVFGKGENGNFTRLYNALSKGMFFYPGRKDTIKGCIYVKDLVSFTFTLLSTFPKGVRLYNFTYAPPFNIKQIVYSICKVTGVKEPFLMVNGNFLKLSAFIIGALGGKRVGIHPDRVKKLMISTNVSGQKLFDELDGKYEFGLEGGIRDWFKDCGSQGLY; from the coding sequence ATGAAGTATATAATATTTGGTTCAGAGGGATTTATAGGCAGTCATTTCAAAAGTTATATTGAGGATAACGGTCTTGGAGAGGTGATAGAGTATGATATTCGGAAGAGTTTAGATTTTGACGTTAGAAAGGAAATACAAATAGAAGGGGAATTTTCAGAGGAGGATATAATAATTAATTTGGCTGCTGTACATACAACACCAGGTCACCCCGATTATGAATATTTTGAAACCAATATTAGAGGTGCTGAAAACGTGTGTAGGTTTGCAGAAAAGAAAGGAATTAGAAATATCGTTTTCACAAGCTCTATTGCTCCTTATGGGGCATCCGAAGATGTGAAAACCGAATTAACATTACCAACTCCTAATACGCCATATGGTATTTCTAAATTAGTTGCTGAGAATATTCTAAAGATATGGCAGGCCAAAAGTAATAGTCGGAAACTTTTAATACTTCGTCCAGGAGTTGTTTTTGGGAAAGGTGAAAATGGCAATTTTACAAGGCTTTATAATGCATTATCGAAGGGGATGTTCTTTTATCCAGGAAGAAAAGATACCATTAAAGGATGTATTTATGTAAAGGATTTGGTATCTTTTACATTCACTTTATTAAGCACCTTTCCTAAAGGTGTTAGACTTTATAATTTTACTTATGCACCTCCTTTTAATATTAAGCAAATTGTTTACAGTATTTGCAAAGTAACAGGGGTGAAAGAACCATTTCTTATGGTGAATGGAAATTTTTTAAAATTGTCAGCATTTATTATCGGAGCTTTAGGCGGTAAAAGAGTTGGAATTCACCCTGATAGAGTTAAAAAATTAATGATTTCTACTAATGTTAGTGGTCAAAAACTTTTTGATGAACTTGATGGTAAATATGAATTCGGTTTAGAGGGAGGAATTCGTGATTGGTTTAAAGATTGTGGAAGCCAAGGATTATACTAA
- a CDS encoding O-antigen ligase family protein, translating into MSGLLEKIIHFVKYCYLEIIVLSLFVVDACSFYVDRCIGLAEEDRFSFVFRAIVEVILILIICFKRLYNRYILCMFALVSFPLIWLLLASFFNGEYSYNTFNTFQIIKESNKYIFPVIVYWGFSVSESRYKLLIFELIYILSAVVVIFAFLLDIPLFYTYGLSRFGYKPMILAHNEITLFWMVGIIYYLKKVFETYSLLNLICCIIVTLGAFLLGTKGMLLFLLVLSFWLIIFVNRMSVLKKMFIIGFILVLCCLFFMYSGIFDFFNGIYKTDGFLYSLSSMRTELVSARVIPTIYNWRWYNYLIGGYFLKLPIAEMDLIDLFVFYGAIGFILYFILMFKTIFSFNKSNYLAWFFVIMYVVIGGMAGHFFTSGTNAVYLAVLCSFLQKDKEILNIK; encoded by the coding sequence ATGTCAGGGCTGTTAGAGAAAATAATTCATTTTGTCAAGTACTGCTATTTAGAAATAATTGTATTATCATTATTTGTGGTCGATGCTTGCAGTTTTTATGTGGATCGGTGTATTGGCCTAGCTGAAGAAGATCGTTTCTCGTTTGTTTTTAGAGCAATTGTTGAAGTTATTCTTATTTTAATCATCTGTTTTAAACGATTATATAATAGGTATATATTATGTATGTTTGCGCTAGTCTCATTCCCGTTAATTTGGTTGTTATTAGCAAGTTTTTTTAATGGAGAATACTCCTATAATACTTTTAATACCTTTCAAATTATAAAGGAAAGTAACAAGTATATTTTTCCTGTAATTGTCTACTGGGGTTTTAGCGTTTCTGAGAGTCGATACAAATTATTGATCTTTGAATTAATCTATATCTTATCAGCTGTAGTTGTAATTTTTGCCTTTTTGTTAGATATTCCATTATTCTATACTTATGGGTTAAGTCGGTTTGGTTATAAACCAATGATATTAGCTCATAACGAAATTACATTGTTTTGGATGGTGGGTATTATATATTACCTTAAAAAGGTTTTTGAAACTTATAGTTTGTTGAATTTAATTTGTTGTATTATTGTTACACTTGGGGCATTCCTATTGGGAACCAAAGGTATGTTGTTATTTCTTTTGGTGCTTTCATTTTGGTTAATCATCTTTGTTAATAGGATGTCGGTTCTGAAAAAAATGTTTATAATTGGTTTTATACTTGTACTTTGCTGCCTTTTTTTTATGTATTCTGGTATTTTTGATTTTTTTAACGGAATTTATAAAACGGACGGATTTCTTTATTCCCTTTCGTCTATGCGGACAGAATTAGTGAGTGCAAGAGTCATACCTACGATATATAATTGGAGGTGGTACAATTATTTGATTGGAGGTTATTTTTTGAAACTTCCGATAGCAGAAATGGATTTAATTGATTTGTTTGTTTTTTATGGAGCTATAGGTTTTATTTTATATTTTATTTTAATGTTTAAAACTATTTTTAGTTTTAATAAATCGAATTATTTAGCTTGGTTTTTTGTTATAATGTATGTAGTGATTGGAGGAATGGCAGGTCATTTTTTTACATCAGGAACAAATGCCGTTTATCTGGCAGTACTCTGTTCATTTCTACAAAAAGATAAAGAAATATTAAATATTAAATAG
- the rfbA gene encoding glucose-1-phosphate thymidylyltransferase RfbA, with protein sequence MKGIILAGGSGTRLHPITLATSKQLLPVFDKPMIYYPLSVLMLAGIREILIITTPEDQAGFVRLLGDGSQWGIQLEYVIQPSPDGLAQAFILGESFIGDDDVCLVLGDNIFYGHGFVELLVNAVKTVSQESKAAVFGYWVNDPERYGVCTFDEGGDVTSIEEKPVEPKSNYAVVGLYFYPNDVIKVAKEIKPSERGELEITTVNQIYLEEQRLKVELMGRGFAWLDTGTHESLLEASHFIETLEKRIGLKVACPEEIAFNQAWINREQLIAQGEKLKKNQYGQYLLSIGKR encoded by the coding sequence ATGAAAGGCATCATTTTGGCCGGAGGTTCCGGTACCCGTTTACACCCCATTACTTTAGCTACTTCAAAACAGCTTTTGCCGGTTTTTGATAAGCCTATGATTTATTATCCTTTGTCGGTTTTAATGTTGGCAGGTATTAGGGAGATATTAATTATTACTACACCTGAAGATCAAGCAGGATTTGTTCGTTTATTAGGAGATGGAAGTCAATGGGGGATTCAGTTAGAGTACGTTATTCAGCCATCTCCTGATGGTCTAGCACAGGCTTTTATTTTAGGAGAGTCTTTTATCGGAGATGATGATGTTTGTTTGGTGCTGGGCGATAATATATTTTATGGACATGGGTTCGTGGAGCTATTAGTGAATGCTGTTAAAACTGTATCTCAGGAAAGTAAGGCCGCCGTGTTTGGTTATTGGGTAAATGATCCCGAGAGATATGGTGTGTGTACATTTGATGAAGGGGGAGACGTGACTTCCATAGAGGAGAAACCTGTAGAGCCGAAGTCGAATTATGCGGTTGTGGGATTATACTTTTACCCCAATGATGTAATAAAAGTAGCCAAAGAAATTAAACCGAGTGAAAGAGGAGAGCTCGAGATTACTACGGTTAATCAAATATATTTAGAAGAGCAAAGATTAAAGGTTGAATTGATGGGGAGGGGATTTGCTTGGTTGGATACAGGGACGCATGAGTCCTTATTGGAAGCCAGTCATTTTATAGAAACGCTAGAGAAAAGAATCGGTTTAAAGGTAGCCTGTCCTGAGGAGATTGCCTTCAATCAAGCATGGATTAATAGGGAACAGTTAATCGCACAAGGAGAAAAATTAAAGAAGAATCAGTATGGGCAATATTTGTTGTCCATAGGTAAAAGATAA
- the rfbC gene encoding dTDP-4-dehydrorhamnose 3,5-epimerase: protein MQFIKTEIDGLVIIEPKVFGDPRGYFFESFNQKRFQENVREIEFVQDNESRSSYGVLRGLHFQKPPFDQAKLVRCIEGKVLDVAVDIRKGSPTFGKHISVELSDENKRQFFVPRGFAHGFVVLSKSAIFQYKVDNWYAPDYDAGIAWNDKELGIDWKMSYESILLSEKDKGLKNLAETEIPFTFS, encoded by the coding sequence ATGCAATTTATTAAAACAGAGATAGATGGTTTGGTTATTATAGAACCAAAGGTCTTTGGTGATCCGAGAGGGTATTTTTTCGAATCTTTTAATCAAAAACGGTTTCAAGAGAATGTTAGAGAAATAGAATTTGTTCAAGACAATGAATCCAGGTCGAGCTATGGAGTGCTAAGAGGGTTGCACTTTCAAAAACCGCCTTTTGATCAAGCAAAGCTTGTTCGTTGTATCGAAGGGAAGGTATTAGATGTTGCAGTAGATATACGCAAAGGCTCGCCTACATTTGGAAAGCATATTTCGGTAGAGCTGTCTGATGAAAATAAGAGACAATTTTTTGTGCCTCGAGGTTTTGCGCATGGCTTTGTAGTATTGAGTAAATCGGCTATTTTTCAATATAAAGTTGACAATTGGTATGCACCAGATTACGATGCTGGTATTGCATGGAATGACAAGGAATTAGGGATAGATTGGAAGATGAGTTATGAATCTATTTTATTATCGGAGAAAGATAAAGGACTGAAAAACTTAGCAGAAACGGAAATCCCATTTACTTTTTCATGA
- the rfbD gene encoding dTDP-4-dehydrorhamnose reductase — translation MMNILVTGANGQLGSELKLQAGDYPHCKFFFTDVKELDICNIQDVLTYVRSNDIDLIINCAAYTAVDKAETDIEKARLINVEAVKNLVKACESEKAKLIHVSTDYVYNGEYYKPLSEDMKVSPIGVYGVTKQEGEEVVIKAGIESIVIRTSWLYSSYGNNFVKTMMRLGAERDDLGVIFDQVGTPTYACDLARVILQIMNREGRLDAAGKIYHFSNEGVASWYDFAKEIMDCAGIVCEVRPIKTEDYPTPAQRPHYSVLDKTKIKCDFRIEIPYWKDSLKKCIELMSKR, via the coding sequence ATGATGAATATACTTGTAACCGGAGCCAATGGTCAGTTAGGTTCAGAACTAAAATTACAGGCAGGTGACTACCCACATTGTAAGTTCTTTTTTACAGATGTTAAAGAATTGGATATTTGTAATATTCAGGATGTTCTGACTTATGTGCGGAGTAATGATATTGACTTGATTATTAATTGTGCAGCTTATACAGCAGTGGATAAAGCTGAGACTGATATTGAAAAAGCAAGACTGATAAATGTTGAGGCGGTAAAAAACCTGGTAAAGGCTTGTGAAAGTGAAAAGGCCAAGCTAATACATGTATCTACCGATTATGTTTATAATGGAGAATATTATAAACCGCTCAGTGAAGATATGAAGGTAAGTCCAATTGGCGTTTATGGTGTAACCAAGCAGGAAGGAGAAGAGGTCGTAATTAAAGCCGGAATAGAAAGTATTGTGATCCGAACTTCCTGGTTGTATTCGTCTTATGGTAATAATTTTGTAAAAACTATGATGCGTTTGGGTGCTGAGCGAGATGACCTTGGGGTTATTTTTGATCAGGTTGGTACACCTACTTATGCCTGTGATTTAGCACGTGTAATTCTTCAAATAATGAATAGGGAAGGTAGACTGGATGCTGCAGGGAAAATTTATCATTTTTCTAATGAAGGGGTAGCCTCATGGTATGATTTTGCAAAGGAAATAATGGATTGTGCAGGGATTGTATGTGAGGTAAGGCCCATTAAAACCGAGGATTATCCAACGCCAGCTCAGCGGCCCCACTATTCTGTGTTGGATAAAACCAAGATAAAGTGCGATTTTAGGATTGAGATACCATATTGGAAGGATTCGTTAAAGAAATGTATTGAATTAATGAGTAAAAGATGA
- the rfbB gene encoding dTDP-glucose 4,6-dehydratase codes for MKKSILVTGGAGFIGANFVPFFVEKYADYRIINLDKLTYAGDLANLTDVRGENYEFVKGDICNRELLEYLFLKYDIRGVIHFAAESHVDNSISGPEVFIQTNVNGTFTLLDVARNYWMDAPFKYKKAYEGCRFHHISTDEVYGTLEETGLFREDTPYAPNSPYSSSKASSDLLVRAYFHTYGMDVTTSNCSNNYGPKQHQEKLIPTIIRKALAGEDIPIYGDGKNIRDWLYVLDHCTGIDLVFHRGRSGETYNIGGRNERDNLFIVNYICEVLDEKRPRKDVSSYKKLISFVEDRAGHDKRYAIDASKIESELGWKAMENFETGIVKTIDWYLQKM; via the coding sequence ATGAAAAAATCGATATTAGTAACAGGAGGGGCTGGATTTATAGGTGCCAATTTTGTTCCATTTTTTGTTGAGAAATACGCTGATTATAGAATCATCAACCTGGATAAACTTACCTATGCTGGCGATTTAGCTAATTTGACAGATGTTAGAGGTGAAAATTACGAGTTTGTAAAAGGTGATATTTGTAATAGGGAATTGCTTGAATACCTTTTTTTAAAGTATGACATAAGAGGAGTTATACATTTTGCAGCAGAGAGTCATGTGGATAATTCAATTAGTGGACCTGAAGTTTTTATACAAACAAATGTTAATGGTACTTTTACTTTGTTAGATGTGGCCAGAAATTATTGGATGGATGCACCATTTAAATATAAGAAAGCCTATGAGGGTTGTCGTTTTCATCATATTTCTACCGATGAAGTGTATGGTACTTTAGAAGAAACAGGTTTGTTTAGAGAAGATACGCCTTATGCACCTAATAGTCCGTATTCATCCTCCAAAGCAAGTTCCGATTTATTGGTCAGAGCATACTTTCACACCTATGGGATGGATGTAACAACTAGCAATTGCAGTAATAATTATGGACCCAAACAGCATCAGGAGAAATTAATCCCAACCATTATAAGAAAGGCTTTGGCCGGAGAGGATATTCCAATTTATGGTGATGGAAAAAATATTCGGGATTGGCTGTATGTGTTAGATCATTGTACTGGAATTGACTTAGTTTTTCACAGAGGTAGATCCGGGGAAACTTATAATATTGGCGGAAGGAATGAAAGAGATAATTTGTTTATTGTAAATTATATTTGTGAGGTGCTGGATGAAAAGAGACCTAGAAAGGATGTGTCCTCTTATAAAAAACTGATTTCTTTTGTGGAAGATAGAGCAGGCCATGATAAACGTTATGCTATTGATGCTTCTAAGATAGAGTCTGA